Proteins encoded within one genomic window of Streptomyces sp. NBC_01314:
- a CDS encoding alpha/beta fold hydrolase — protein MRHQHGTTSRTARALRTSAAGAVSATLVAGTALGLAPAAEAASGATADPTTRFVDIEGDGGTVLKANVVAPADASRAHPLLVLPTSWGLPQVEYLAQARKLAEAGYVVVSYNVRGFWESGGYIEVAGPPDTADASKVIDWALANTSADAARIGMAGLSYGAGISLLTAAHDKRVKAVAALSGWADLIDSIYGGRTQHLQAAALLDGAGRITGRQGPELQQLFENFYASNLAKEEDMIAWGKKRSPETYLDQLNTNGTAVMLANAWGDSIFPPNQYADFYEKLTGPKRLELRPGDHATTEATGLFGLPNDVWTDTQRWFDRYLKGTPNGIDREQPVRLKSRTGGAFEGYPDWKSVTATREKIALTGGTTIRANVDSGADGGVVFLSSILDQVAQLPPVASIPLLPRRWAAVWQSEKYATARSVRGTAKLHTTVTATKESGTLVAYLYDVGPLGLGKLVSHAPYTFHGETPGKPFGVDLELLSTAYDVPAGHRLALVVDTVDPLYIEHNPTGAQLTFSSPPNDPSYVSIPLREQ, from the coding sequence GTGAGACACCAGCACGGCACCACATCGCGTACGGCCAGGGCCCTGCGTACGAGCGCCGCGGGCGCCGTCTCGGCCACCCTGGTCGCCGGTACGGCCCTCGGCCTGGCCCCCGCCGCCGAGGCGGCGTCCGGCGCCACCGCCGACCCCACCACGCGCTTCGTCGACATCGAGGGCGACGGTGGCACGGTCCTCAAGGCCAACGTGGTCGCGCCCGCGGACGCCTCGCGCGCCCACCCCCTCCTCGTGCTGCCCACGAGCTGGGGCCTCCCCCAGGTCGAGTACCTGGCCCAGGCACGGAAGCTCGCCGAAGCCGGTTACGTCGTGGTCAGTTACAACGTCCGCGGCTTCTGGGAATCCGGCGGATACATAGAGGTCGCGGGGCCACCCGACACAGCCGACGCCTCCAAGGTGATCGACTGGGCCCTCGCGAACACTTCGGCCGACGCCGCGCGCATCGGCATGGCGGGGCTGTCGTACGGCGCGGGCATCAGCCTGCTCACCGCCGCGCACGACAAGCGCGTCAAGGCGGTCGCCGCGCTGAGCGGCTGGGCGGACCTGATCGACTCGATCTACGGCGGGCGCACCCAGCACCTCCAGGCAGCCGCCCTCCTGGACGGCGCCGGACGGATCACCGGCCGCCAGGGCCCCGAACTCCAGCAGCTCTTCGAGAACTTCTACGCCTCCAACCTGGCCAAGGAGGAGGACATGATCGCCTGGGGGAAGAAACGTTCCCCCGAGACCTACCTGGACCAGCTCAACACCAACGGCACGGCGGTCATGCTCGCCAACGCCTGGGGCGACTCGATCTTCCCGCCCAACCAGTACGCCGACTTCTACGAGAAGCTCACCGGCCCCAAGCGGCTGGAACTGCGCCCCGGTGACCACGCCACCACGGAGGCGACCGGACTGTTCGGGCTGCCCAACGACGTGTGGACGGACACCCAGCGCTGGTTCGACCGCTACCTCAAGGGCACGCCCAACGGCATCGACCGCGAGCAGCCCGTACGGCTCAAGTCCCGTACGGGCGGCGCCTTCGAGGGCTACCCGGACTGGAAGTCGGTCACCGCGACCCGCGAGAAGATCGCCCTGACGGGCGGCACCACGATCCGCGCGAACGTCGACTCGGGCGCGGACGGCGGTGTCGTCTTCCTCTCCAGCATCCTGGACCAGGTGGCCCAACTGCCGCCCGTGGCCTCGATTCCGCTGCTGCCGCGCCGCTGGGCGGCCGTGTGGCAGTCGGAGAAGTACGCGACGGCGCGGTCCGTGCGGGGGACCGCGAAGCTGCACACCACGGTCACGGCCACCAAGGAGAGCGGCACCCTCGTCGCCTACCTGTACGACGTGGGCCCGCTCGGCCTCGGCAAGCTGGTCAGCCACGCGCCGTACACCTTCCACGGCGAGACACCCGGCAAGCCGTTCGGCGTGGACCTGGAGTTGCTCTCCACGGCCTACGACGTTCCGGCGGGCCACCGTCTCGCCCTGGTCGTCGACACGGTCGACCCGCTCTACATCGAGCACAACCCGACCGGCGCGCAGCTGACCTTCTCCTCGCCGCCGAACGACCCGTCGTACGTGTCGATCCCGCTGCGCGAGCAGTGA
- the map gene encoding type I methionyl aminopeptidase, whose amino-acid sequence MVELKTDASMDAMYEAGQVVGRALTAVRSVADVGVSLLELDEVAHEVLRGAGASSPFLGYRPSFAPTPFPAVICASVNDAIVHGIPTAYRLRDGDLVSMDFGAELDGWVGDSAISFVVGEPRAADLRLVETAERALAAGIEAAVVGNRIGDIAHAIGTVCRAAGYGIPDGFGGHGIGRHMHEDPGVPNEGRPGRGMKLRHGMVLAIEPMLIGGGGDGYHAAPDGWTLRTDDGSRAAHAEHTVAITDAGPRVLTAR is encoded by the coding sequence ATGGTGGAACTGAAGACGGATGCGTCGATGGACGCGATGTACGAGGCCGGGCAGGTCGTGGGACGAGCGCTGACCGCGGTGCGGAGCGTCGCCGACGTGGGCGTCTCCCTGCTCGAACTGGACGAGGTGGCACACGAGGTGCTGCGCGGGGCGGGCGCCTCGTCGCCGTTCCTCGGCTATCGCCCCTCCTTCGCGCCCACGCCCTTCCCGGCCGTGATCTGCGCCTCCGTGAACGACGCCATCGTGCACGGCATCCCGACGGCGTACCGGCTGCGCGACGGCGACCTCGTCTCCATGGACTTCGGCGCCGAACTGGACGGCTGGGTCGGGGACTCGGCGATCAGCTTCGTGGTGGGCGAGCCGCGCGCCGCCGACCTGCGGCTCGTCGAGACCGCCGAACGCGCCCTCGCCGCGGGCATCGAGGCGGCCGTCGTCGGCAACCGCATCGGCGACATCGCGCACGCGATCGGCACGGTGTGCCGCGCCGCCGGGTACGGGATTCCCGACGGGTTCGGCGGGCACGGGATCGGCCGCCACATGCACGAGGACCCGGGGGTACCGAACGAGGGGCGGCCCGGACGCGGGATGAAGCTGCGGCACGGGATGGTCCTGGCCATCGAGCCGATGCTGATCGGCGGGGGCGGCGACGGGTACCACGCGGCGCCGGACGGGTGGACGTTGCGCACGGACGACGGGTCCCGGGCGGCTCATGCGGAACATACGGTCGCCATCACGGATGCCGGGCCGCGGGTACTGACCGCGCGGTGA
- the ggt gene encoding gamma-glutamyltransferase encodes MRLRRPVARKLAVLAATSAVVSMGAAPPSLAATDTVEKAPVAVGYGGAVSSVDPDASAAGIEMLRKGGNAVDAAVATAAALGVTEPYSSGIGGGGYFVYYDARSRTVHTIDGRETAPLSADESLFLENGAPIPFAEAVTSGLSVGTPGTPATWQTALSSWGTKSLGKLLKPAEKLARDGFTVDPTFRAQTASNEARFRNFPATVDLYLPGGQLPVVGSTLKNPDLARTYAELGRKGVGALYRGDLAQDIVDTVNKPPVDPSSGYNARPGDLTTADLAAYRAKRQAPTKAKYRGLGVYGMAPSSSGGTTVAEALNILERTDLSKASDVQYLHRYIEASRIAFADRGRWVGDPAFEDVPTKGLLSQRFADSRECLIKDDAVLTSPVAPGDPRDPAACATGGTAAPTTYEGDSTTHLTVADKWGNVVSYTLTIEQTGGSGITVPGRGFLLNNELTDFSFTPASPAVHDPNLPGPGKRPRSSMSPTIVLDRHDKPVVALGSPGGATIITTVLQTLTGFLDRGLPLVDAIAAPRASQRNQTTTELEPGLWNSPLRTELEAIGHGFRQNPEIGAATAVQRLSNGKWLAAAETVRRGGGAAMVVHPTE; translated from the coding sequence ATGCGTCTGCGTCGTCCTGTCGCGCGGAAACTGGCTGTGCTGGCGGCAACGTCCGCCGTGGTGTCGATGGGCGCGGCCCCGCCGTCCCTGGCCGCGACGGACACCGTCGAGAAGGCCCCGGTCGCCGTCGGCTACGGCGGCGCCGTCTCCAGCGTCGACCCGGACGCCTCCGCCGCCGGCATCGAGATGCTCCGCAAGGGCGGCAACGCGGTGGACGCGGCCGTCGCCACGGCCGCCGCGCTCGGCGTCACGGAGCCCTACTCCTCGGGCATCGGCGGAGGGGGCTACTTCGTCTACTACGACGCCAGGTCCCGTACGGTGCACACCATCGACGGCCGGGAGACCGCACCCCTGAGCGCCGACGAGAGCCTCTTCCTGGAGAACGGCGCGCCGATCCCGTTCGCCGAGGCCGTCACCAGCGGGCTGAGCGTCGGCACGCCCGGGACCCCGGCAACCTGGCAGACGGCGCTGAGCAGTTGGGGCACCAAGTCGCTCGGCAAGCTGCTGAAGCCCGCCGAGAAGCTCGCCCGCGACGGCTTCACCGTCGACCCGACGTTCCGCGCCCAGACCGCCTCCAACGAGGCCAGGTTCCGTAACTTCCCGGCCACCGTCGACCTCTACCTCCCCGGCGGGCAGCTGCCGGTGGTCGGCTCGACCCTCAAGAACCCCGATCTGGCACGCACCTACGCCGAGTTGGGCCGCAAGGGCGTCGGCGCCCTCTACCGGGGCGACCTCGCGCAGGACATCGTCGATACGGTCAACAAGCCGCCCGTGGACCCGAGTTCGGGCTACAACGCCCGCCCCGGCGACCTGACCACCGCCGACCTCGCCGCGTACCGCGCGAAGCGCCAGGCGCCCACGAAGGCGAAGTACCGGGGCCTCGGCGTCTACGGAATGGCCCCCTCCTCCTCCGGCGGCACGACGGTCGCCGAGGCGCTCAACATCCTGGAGCGGACCGACCTCTCGAAGGCGAGCGACGTCCAGTACCTGCACCGCTACATCGAGGCCAGCCGTATCGCGTTCGCCGACCGTGGCCGCTGGGTCGGTGACCCCGCCTTCGAGGACGTACCGACGAAGGGGCTGCTGTCGCAGAGGTTCGCCGACTCGCGCGAGTGCCTGATCAAGGACGACGCGGTGCTCACCAGCCCCGTCGCGCCGGGCGACCCGCGCGATCCGGCGGCCTGCGCGACGGGCGGGACGGCAGCGCCGACGACGTACGAGGGTGACAGCACGACCCATCTCACGGTCGCCGACAAGTGGGGCAACGTCGTCTCGTACACACTCACCATCGAGCAGACCGGCGGCAGCGGTATCACCGTGCCGGGCCGGGGCTTCCTGCTCAACAACGAGCTGACGGACTTCTCCTTCACCCCGGCCAGCCCTGCCGTGCACGACCCGAACCTGCCGGGGCCGGGCAAGCGGCCGCGCTCGTCGATGTCGCCGACGATCGTGCTCGACCGGCACGACAAGCCCGTGGTGGCGCTCGGTTCGCCGGGCGGCGCGACCATCATCACGACCGTGCTGCAGACCCTGACCGGCTTCCTCGACCGGGGCCTGCCGCTGGTCGACGCGATCGCCGCGCCACGCGCCAGCCAGCGCAACCAGACCACCACCGAGCTCGAACCGGGCCTGTGGAACAGCCCGTTGAGGACCGAGCTCGAAGCAATCGGGCACGGCTTCCGGCAGAACCCGGAGATCGGCGCGGCCACGGCCGTCCAGCGCCTGTCGAACGGCAAGTGGCTGGCCGCCGCGGAGACCGTACGGCGCGGGGGCGGCGCGGCGATGGTCGTGCACCCCACGGAGTAG
- a CDS encoding amino acid ABC transporter ATP-binding protein, giving the protein MAVDPLIEMHDVNKYFGELHVLQDIDLTVGKGEVVVVIGPSGSGKSTLCRAINRLEPIRSGTILLDGQPLPDEGKALAALRADVGMVFQAFNLFAHRTVLQNVSLGQVKVRKRKKEDADRRSRELLDRVGLADQATKYPAQLSGGQQQRVAIARALAMDPKVMLFDEPTSALDPEMINEVLEVMQQLAREGMTMVVVTHEMGFARSAANRVVFMADGRIVEDRTPDGFFTNPESDRAKDFLSKILKH; this is encoded by the coding sequence ATGGCGGTCGATCCGCTGATCGAGATGCACGACGTGAACAAGTACTTCGGCGAGCTGCATGTCCTGCAGGACATCGACCTGACCGTCGGCAAGGGGGAGGTGGTCGTGGTCATCGGCCCGTCGGGGTCGGGGAAGTCGACGCTGTGCAGGGCGATCAACCGGCTTGAGCCCATTCGCTCCGGCACGATCCTGCTCGACGGGCAGCCGCTGCCGGACGAGGGCAAGGCCCTCGCGGCGCTCCGCGCGGACGTCGGAATGGTCTTCCAGGCATTCAACCTCTTCGCGCACAGGACGGTCCTGCAGAATGTGTCGCTCGGTCAGGTCAAGGTCCGCAAACGGAAGAAGGAGGACGCCGACAGGCGCTCCCGCGAACTCCTCGACCGTGTCGGCCTCGCCGACCAGGCGACGAAGTATCCGGCGCAGCTCTCCGGCGGCCAGCAGCAGCGCGTGGCCATCGCCCGCGCCCTCGCCATGGACCCCAAGGTCATGCTGTTCGACGAGCCGACCTCGGCCCTCGACCCGGAAATGATCAACGAAGTCCTCGAAGTCATGCAGCAGTTGGCACGTGAGGGCATGACCATGGTCGTCGTCACCCATGAGATGGGCTTCGCCCGCTCCGCCGCGAACCGTGTCGTCTTCATGGCGGACGGCCGCATCGTCGAGGACCGCACTCCGGACGGCTTCTTCACGAACCCGGAGAGCGACCGTGCCAAGGACTTTCTCTCCAAGATCCTCAAGCACTGA
- a CDS encoding ATP-dependent Clp protease ATP-binding subunit, translated as MNSGFPGPEGYGPDPFSEFFARFFGGPRPQRIEIGRLMSGQARQLVADAAAYAARHGSSDLDTQHLLRAALNTEPTRSLVARAGADPDALAGEIDERSGPERHKPGQGPAPASLALTPAVKRALLDAHELARVTGSGHIGPEHVLSALAANPDSAAGHILGAAHLSASALPPDASEPPTTPPPAGIPLAGFPRSDLPRRTPTATPTLDKYGRDLTDLAFQGRIDPVIGREEEIEQTVEVLSRRGKNNPVLIGEAGVGKTAIVEGLAQRVAEGDVPDVLAGRRVVALDLSGVVAGTRYRGDFEERLTNIVDEIRAHSEELVVFIDELHTVVGAGSGEGSVLDAGDILKPALARGELNIVGATTLDEYRRIEKDAALARRFQPVLVPEPDGDDALEILRGLRDRYEAHHQVRYGDEALVAAVELSDRYLTDRRLPDKAIDLMDQAGARVRLRARTKGTDVRALEREIERVTRDKDQAVAGEQYEQATRLRDRIGELRDRIAEGRGEKRADDGQSLEITAEDIAEVVSRQTGIPVSSLTQEETERLLGLERRLRQRVVGQDEAVRVVADAVLRSRAGLASPERPIGSFLFLGPTGVGKTELARALAEALFGGEDRMVRLDMSEYQERHAVSRLVGAPPGYVGHEEAGQLTETVRRHPYALLLLDEVEKAHPDVFNLLLQVLDDGRLTDARGRTVDFTHTVVVMTSNLGSEAIGRGGSGLGFSAGDAEAVEEDRRERILRPLREHFRPEFLNRVDEIVVFRRLTDDQLRRITDLLLERTRHRLHARGVTIEFTERAVEWLARHGDQPEYGARPLRRTIQREVENPLSRLLLDGRLPSGSRVVADVEAVEDGRLAFRTTPPAPQ; from the coding sequence ATGAACAGCGGATTCCCGGGGCCCGAGGGCTACGGTCCGGACCCCTTCAGTGAGTTCTTCGCCCGTTTCTTCGGTGGGCCGCGCCCACAGCGGATCGAGATCGGCCGGCTGATGAGCGGCCAGGCCCGCCAACTGGTGGCCGACGCCGCGGCGTACGCGGCACGGCACGGCAGCAGTGACCTGGACACCCAGCATCTGCTGCGCGCCGCGCTGAACACCGAGCCGACCCGAAGTCTGGTGGCCCGCGCGGGCGCCGACCCCGACGCGCTGGCCGGTGAGATCGACGAACGGTCGGGCCCGGAGCGGCACAAGCCGGGCCAGGGGCCGGCGCCCGCGTCCCTGGCACTGACCCCCGCGGTCAAACGGGCCCTGCTGGACGCGCACGAACTGGCCCGGGTCACCGGCTCCGGCCACATCGGCCCCGAACACGTCCTGAGCGCCCTCGCCGCCAACCCCGACTCGGCCGCCGGGCACATCCTCGGAGCCGCGCACCTCTCGGCCTCCGCGCTGCCGCCGGACGCGTCGGAGCCGCCGACGACGCCCCCGCCCGCCGGAATCCCCCTCGCCGGATTTCCGCGCTCCGACCTGCCGCGCCGCACCCCCACCGCCACCCCGACCCTGGACAAGTACGGCCGCGACCTGACCGACCTCGCCTTTCAGGGCCGTATCGACCCGGTCATCGGGCGGGAGGAGGAGATCGAGCAGACCGTCGAAGTGCTCTCCCGGCGCGGCAAGAACAACCCTGTGCTCATCGGTGAGGCGGGCGTCGGCAAGACCGCGATCGTGGAGGGGCTGGCCCAGCGCGTCGCCGAGGGGGACGTGCCCGATGTGCTGGCCGGGCGCCGGGTGGTCGCCCTGGATCTGTCCGGGGTGGTCGCCGGGACCCGTTACCGGGGCGACTTCGAGGAACGGCTGACGAACATCGTCGACGAGATCCGCGCGCACTCCGAGGAACTGGTCGTCTTCATCGACGAGTTGCACACGGTCGTGGGCGCCGGCTCGGGCGAGGGCAGCGTGCTGGACGCGGGCGACATCCTCAAGCCGGCCCTGGCCCGCGGCGAGCTGAACATCGTCGGGGCGACGACCTTGGACGAGTACCGGCGGATCGAGAAGGACGCGGCGCTGGCCCGCCGGTTCCAGCCGGTGCTGGTCCCCGAGCCGGACGGCGACGACGCCCTGGAGATCCTGCGCGGGCTGCGTGACCGGTACGAGGCCCACCATCAGGTCCGCTACGGCGACGAGGCCCTGGTGGCCGCCGTGGAGCTGTCGGACCGGTACCTCACCGACCGCCGGCTGCCCGACAAGGCCATCGATCTGATGGACCAGGCCGGGGCCCGGGTCCGGCTGCGCGCCCGGACGAAGGGGACGGACGTACGGGCCCTGGAACGGGAGATCGAGCGGGTGACCCGGGACAAGGACCAGGCGGTCGCGGGTGAGCAGTACGAGCAGGCCACCCGCCTGCGGGACCGGATCGGCGAGCTCAGGGACCGGATCGCCGAAGGGCGCGGCGAGAAGCGGGCCGACGACGGGCAGAGTCTGGAGATCACCGCCGAGGACATCGCCGAGGTCGTCTCCCGGCAGACCGGCATCCCCGTCAGCAGCCTCACGCAGGAGGAGACGGAACGGCTGCTCGGGCTGGAACGGCGGCTGCGTCAGCGGGTCGTCGGGCAGGACGAGGCGGTGCGTGTGGTGGCGGACGCCGTGCTGCGCTCGCGCGCCGGGCTGGCCAGTCCCGAACGGCCGATCGGCAGTTTCCTGTTCCTGGGCCCGACCGGCGTCGGCAAGACCGAACTGGCCCGCGCGCTGGCGGAGGCCCTCTTCGGCGGCGAGGACCGGATGGTGCGGCTCGACATGAGCGAGTACCAGGAGCGGCACGCCGTCAGCCGGCTGGTCGGCGCCCCGCCCGGCTACGTCGGCCACGAGGAGGCCGGGCAGCTGACGGAGACCGTACGACGGCATCCGTACGCGCTGCTGTTGCTGGACGAGGTGGAGAAGGCCCACCCGGACGTCTTCAACCTGCTGCTCCAGGTCCTCGACGACGGCAGGCTCACCGACGCGCGGGGCCGCACGGTCGACTTCACCCACACCGTGGTCGTCATGACCAGCAACCTGGGCTCGGAGGCCATCGGCCGGGGCGGGTCGGGGCTGGGCTTCTCGGCGGGCGATGCGGAGGCGGTCGAGGAGGACCGGCGCGAGCGGATCCTGCGGCCGCTGCGGGAGCACTTCCGGCCCGAGTTCCTCAACCGCGTCGACGAGATCGTCGTCTTCCGCCGGCTCACCGACGACCAACTGCGGCGGATCACCGACCTGCTGCTGGAGCGGACCCGGCACCGGTTGCACGCGCGGGGCGTCACCATCGAGTTCACCGAGAGGGCCGTCGAATGGCTCGCCCGCCACGGTGACCAGCCCGAGTACGGCGCCCGCCCGCTGCGCCGCACGATCCAGCGGGAGGTCGAGAACCCCCTGTCCCGACTGCTCCTCGATGGTCGGCTGCCGTCCGGCAGCCGGGTGGTGGCGGACGTGGAGGCCGTGGAGGACGGGCGGCTCGCCTTCCGAACGACGCCGCCCGCCCCACAGTGA
- a CDS encoding helix-turn-helix domain-containing protein, with product MVRTPLTPEEHERGERLGRLLREARGGRSMAEIAARAGISAETLRKIETGRAPTPAFFTVAALARAMGLSMDELVTLCAPAAAPAPTAAVA from the coding sequence ATGGTGCGCACCCCCCTGACCCCCGAAGAGCACGAACGCGGCGAGCGGCTCGGCCGATTGCTGCGCGAGGCGCGCGGCGGTCGCAGCATGGCGGAGATCGCCGCCCGCGCGGGTATCTCCGCGGAGACCCTGCGGAAGATCGAGACCGGCCGAGCTCCCACCCCGGCCTTCTTCACGGTCGCCGCCCTCGCCCGCGCGATGGGTCTGTCCATGGACGAACTCGTCACGCTATGCGCACCGGCCGCCGCGCCGGCCCCGACGGCCGCGGTCGCCTGA